The candidate division KSB1 bacterium genome segment TGCCCTCATCCTGGTAATGAAAGGCAAAGGCGACCAGGTCTGGTCGATGGGCTTTACGGCGCTGGACCAATTTTCTGGCAAAGCGGGTCTTGCCGATGCCGCCCACGCCATGGAGCACGATGGGCGTGCGATCGAACAGTTTTGGCAGCGTGGCGGCCAAATCCGCCCTTCGGCCGATAAATAGGTCCTTTTCCTCCTCCAGCTCGGCCAGATCTTGATTGACGAACAGCTTTTCCGCCACGGGAACGGATTTCAGCGGCTGATCAGCGGTCCAGTCCACCAGCGGCAGTTCCTGGTTCAAATAGAGATTGGGGATGAGCCATTGCAACGGCGCATATTTGTTCTGTTTTTTCATCTCGTCATTAAACGGCTCGGAGCGGATATATTCCACCGCCCCCTGGAACGATTCCAGCACGGTCTTGCGGTCGGCCAATCGCTTGTAAAAATGAGCGGTGAAGGCTGTGGCATAAGCATCGACAATGGACATGCCCATGGCGACCACGCCAGGGATGCCCTTTTGCAGCAGGCTGGCGGCCACGCCCGCAAAATTGCCCTGGCTGGTCTTGCACGACGAGAGCACCACCAGCGGGATCTTATGGCCTGGTTTCAATAGCGCCGTGGCAAATGCTGCGCCGTCCGTCTCCTCCATGGTGAGCGTGAGATCGTCCTCCAGAAGCAGCGTGCCGATGCCCGTTTTCTCATCGTAATTGCCATGGCCGCTGAAGTGCAGGATGTGGTAATCGTTGCGATCGATCTTCTGGCGCAGGGCGAACAGCGAGCCGTTCTCCGTGAAATCGATCTGCACCTGCCCCGACTTTTTCAATTCGGCGAACGATTTCAGAATGCTCAACTCTTCGTCCTCGTAATTCAGGCGGTAACGCTGGGGCAGGTCCAGCGGCGCACTGATCATCACCAAAATTTTGAGTGGCGCTCGGAGCGCAGGAGCGGGCGGCCGCTCATCGGCGCAACTGGTTCGGGACAGAAACAACTGCGGCACTCGATACAGTTCGTGGCCCGAATGGGGATCGATGGCCAGTCCCCAGGGCAGGTTCAAAATGGCGCTGTCGGGATGGCAGAGATTGATGTGATAAAACTCCCCAGTTTTTTTGATGGCGGCGAGCACGGCCATCAACTCCTGGTTTTGAGCCACAAGGGCGGAGAGATTCTGCTGCAGGTTAAAAAAAGTTTTGACCGAGAGCGATTTTCCCTGCTCAATAAAGTGAATGATCTGCTGAAAATTGTCTTTCAGGGATTGGATTTGTTTTTTGTTCAAATCCAGATTGATTTTTTGGGTGATGATCATGGATGCTCCACAGGGTTATCATTCATGTCCTTCCGAAGTTGAGGTCATTGCGAGCGAAGCGAAGCAATCTCTTTACTTGCTGTGATTCAATGGATTGCTTCGGCAAAAAACGCCTCGCAATGACGGCAAAACGGGTAATCAATGAATTTTCGGGTGAACACATATTACTACAAGATTCCTGCCTGCGCAGGAATGACAATGGGGTTCCTGCATTCGCAGGAATGACAAGAAAACGGAATGTCATGCCTGCGAAGGCAGGCATCCCATGATCAGCGGGACTGAATCAAGGATTCCTGCATTCGCAGGAATGACAATGGGGTTCCTGCATTCGCAGGAATGACATGGTTTCATGAACCCCAGCTTTAAAGCTGGGGTTTAAAATACCGTGTTACCACCGCATCGGGCTTGAGCTCGCCCTTGATTTTGATCTTGTTCATCTCGCCGCAATCGGGACAATACACCTCCAGCTCGGACACGATCTGATCCGTGCCTTCGATGACATCGACCATCACAGGGAATTCGTGCTTCGGATTTTTATAGCAGACCGCCATGACGGTTTTTCTGACGATATTCTTAGGCTTTGGCATGATTCGACTCTCCTTGAGATATTAGAGATCTCCAAAAAGGGATGGATTGTCATTTCGAGCAGAGCGAGAAATCTGGTTAGCTCATTGGAGTCATAAAATATACAGATTTCTCACTCCACTTCGTTTCGTTCGAAATGAACGCTTTATTCTCATTTTGCAAAAGCCTACTAGAGTTTAATCCTTCGGCATTTAAACAATAATAGGATTCCTCTCCGCCAATTGGCTGAGAGGAATGACATCGTTACTCATGTTACAGAACCTTAGACCATAAAAATGAAAATGACTCCGAAAATGACAAATGGTACGAAATAGCTGACCACCGAAAGGATAAATAGCGTTCGTTTGTAGCGCCAGAGCCGCTGGTGAACGGCTTTGATCTGCTGGGCTGATTGGGAATGGAATTGATATTTTCGGGGATAGATCACAAAGAACACCAATGCCAATGAGATGAGCCACAGCGCAAAGCCGATTTTGATCCAAAAGGTTTGATAGAACATCTGGAGCAGTTTGTCTAAATTGGGGATGGTCAGCGTTAACGAGATAGAGATCATGCCTGCGAGAAATTTGGCAGCGTCTTCTAATCGGTTCGGGGTCTCCTGTTGCATCTGGAAGCCGTACTCATGCCATTTCTCGGCATCGGGCATGGGGGGTTCGCCGAGGATTTTTTCGGGTTCCATGAGATTTGTTCTTTCTGTTTGTTTGACCATTTGATGCCCTTGGCCGTTTGCGGTCAGGCATCTTCGAAATAATTGACTGCGCAATATGAATTTGTCATGCCTGCGAATGCAGGCATCCCATGAGTAAAGGGGTTCAAACT includes the following:
- a CDS encoding CHAT domain-containing protein; this translates as MIITQKINLDLNKKQIQSLKDNFQQIIHFIEQGKSLSVKTFFNLQQNLSALVAQNQELMAVLAAIKKTGEFYHINLCHPDSAILNLPWGLAIDPHSGHELYRVPQLFLSRTSCADERPPAPALRAPLKILVMISAPLDLPQRYRLNYEDEELSILKSFAELKKSGQVQIDFTENGSLFALRQKIDRNDYHILHFSGHGNYDEKTGIGTLLLEDDLTLTMEETDGAAFATALLKPGHKIPLVVLSSCKTSQGNFAGVAASLLQKGIPGVVAMGMSIVDAYATAFTAHFYKRLADRKTVLESFQGAVEYIRSEPFNDEMKKQNKYAPLQWLIPNLYLNQELPLVDWTADQPLKSVPVAEKLFVNQDLAELEEEKDLFIGRRADLAATLPKLFDRTPIVLHGVGGIGKTRFARKLVQRRKAHRPDLVAFAFHYQDEG